In Streptomyces violaceusniger Tu 4113, one DNA window encodes the following:
- a CDS encoding class I SAM-dependent DNA methyltransferase: MTWNGDEYQSRFDRIATEGGDIHGEAALVRSFRPTTVLDAGCGTGRVAIELARHGIDVAGVDADASMLATARRLAPEIRWHRRDLVDLDLGLSFDVVVLAGNVPLFTPPGTEPALVAGAAAHVRPAGRLVAGFALDRGYPLDDYDAHCRAAGLTLEARYATWSRDPYTDGKYAVSVHGKP; encoded by the coding sequence ATGACGTGGAACGGTGACGAGTACCAGTCGCGGTTCGACCGCATCGCCACCGAAGGAGGGGACATCCACGGTGAAGCCGCGCTGGTCCGCTCCTTCCGGCCGACCACGGTCCTCGATGCGGGCTGCGGCACCGGCCGGGTGGCCATAGAGCTGGCCCGTCACGGGATCGACGTGGCGGGCGTGGACGCCGACGCGTCGATGCTCGCCACCGCCCGGCGGCTGGCCCCGGAGATCCGCTGGCATCGGCGGGATCTGGTCGACCTCGACCTGGGGTTGTCCTTCGATGTCGTGGTGCTGGCGGGCAATGTCCCCCTGTTCACCCCACCGGGAACGGAACCGGCCCTGGTGGCCGGGGCGGCGGCCCATGTGCGTCCGGCCGGTCGTCTCGTCGCGGGTTTCGCCCTGGACCGCGGTTACCCGCTGGACGACTACGACGCGCACTGCCGTGCGGCGGGACTCACCCTCGAAGCCAGGTACGCGACGTGGTCCCGCGACCCTTACACCGACGGGAAGTACGCCGTTTCCGTGCATGGCAAGCCCTGA
- a CDS encoding PQQ-dependent sugar dehydrogenase, producing the protein MKVRTRSSAIIGTICLVASLALTTASADQPAAPRQAAAKVALKNVATAQNPTAGAAGPGGTVWIAERPGTVRVLDDQGLGEPVLDISAETTTDGERGLLGIAFDKEFAHFYISFTNLEGTSTVDEFAMRDGKIQPDTRRTVLTQTQPYSNHNGGDIKFGPDGYLYIALGDGGAGGDPHGNGQNLDTLLGKLLRIDPSGGEPYAIPPDNPFVDDPNAKDEIWAYGLRNPWRFSFDADTGDLLIGDVGQNDWEEIDWAPGNSKGGENYGWSQMEGTHPFRGGTEPANHVPPVHEYDRTNLGCSVTGGYVYRGNAIPDLKGQYVFSDYCDGTVRSLQMENGKVTGVNDLGVNGGEVISFVQGGSGELYVLAIGGSVSRIDPA; encoded by the coding sequence GTGAAAGTTCGCACCAGGAGTTCGGCGATCATCGGCACCATCTGCCTCGTCGCTTCCCTCGCCTTGACCACGGCGTCCGCCGACCAGCCCGCCGCCCCACGGCAGGCAGCAGCGAAGGTCGCGCTCAAGAATGTGGCCACGGCCCAGAATCCGACCGCCGGCGCCGCCGGTCCCGGAGGCACGGTCTGGATCGCCGAACGCCCCGGCACCGTAAGGGTTTTGGACGATCAGGGACTGGGCGAACCCGTCCTCGACATCTCCGCCGAGACCACCACCGACGGCGAACGCGGTCTGCTGGGCATCGCGTTCGACAAGGAATTCGCGCACTTCTACATCTCGTTCACGAACCTCGAAGGCACCAGCACCGTGGACGAGTTCGCCATGCGGGACGGCAAGATCCAGCCGGACACCCGGCGCACCGTCCTCACCCAGACGCAGCCGTACTCGAACCACAACGGCGGCGACATCAAGTTCGGCCCCGACGGCTACCTCTACATCGCATTGGGCGACGGGGGCGCGGGCGGCGACCCGCACGGCAACGGGCAGAACCTCGACACGCTGCTCGGCAAGCTCCTGCGGATCGACCCGAGCGGCGGCGAGCCGTACGCGATCCCGCCGGACAACCCGTTCGTGGACGACCCGAACGCGAAGGACGAAATCTGGGCGTACGGGCTGCGCAATCCGTGGCGGTTCTCCTTCGACGCGGACACGGGCGACCTGCTGATCGGTGACGTCGGCCAGAACGACTGGGAGGAGATCGACTGGGCCCCGGGGAACAGCAAGGGCGGCGAGAACTACGGCTGGTCCCAGATGGAGGGCACCCATCCCTTCCGTGGCGGCACGGAACCCGCGAACCACGTGCCGCCGGTCCACGAGTACGACCGCACCAATCTGGGCTGCTCGGTGACCGGCGGCTACGTCTACCGAGGCAACGCGATCCCGGACCTCAAGGGTCAGTACGTGTTCAGCGACTACTGCGACGGCACCGTCCGCTCTCTGCAGATGGAGAACGGCAAGGTGACCGGCGTGAACGACCTCGGAGTCAACGGCGGCGAGGTCATCTCGTTCGTGCAGGGCGGCAGTGGCGAGCTGTACGTGCTCGCCATAGGTGGCAGCGTCTCCCGCATCGACCCGGCGTAA
- a CDS encoding sodium:solute symporter family protein, translating into MIALAVIFAFLLAALGLGLRARRGRSMDLEQWSVGGRGFGTVFVFLLLAGEIYTTFTFLGASGWAYGKGAPAYYILCYASLAYVLSYWLLPAVWRYAKQHRLISQSDFFVAKFDSPLLGALVALVGVVAMVPYLVLQLKGMGIIVSVASNGRISSHWAIAIGTVALTLYVTISGIHGSAWTSVLKDVAILAVVLILGIYLPMHYFGGVGEMFHAVDKAHPQLLTLPSSGMSASWFASTVLLSAVGFYMWPHTFSAAYSAQNERVFRRNAIFMPLYQLILLFVFFAGFTAILVVPGLKGADADLSLLRITTATFPSWFVGIVGGAGLLTALVPGSLLLMTSATCLSKNVYRLARPHTSEQHIGRLAQLLVPALALISLYFTFNGGSSIVSLLLMGYALVTQLFPALLASLAQRQFVTKQGAAAGIVVGVTTVAVVTLSDVTVGSLLPGLPQAVKDLNVGIIALVLNIVVMVAVSAVTRTGSPAPATTAALRPEPEATAGTG; encoded by the coding sequence ATGATCGCCCTCGCCGTCATCTTCGCCTTCCTGCTCGCCGCCCTGGGCCTGGGACTGCGCGCCCGCCGTGGCAGGTCCATGGATCTCGAACAGTGGTCGGTGGGCGGCCGCGGCTTCGGGACGGTCTTCGTCTTCCTGCTGCTGGCCGGCGAGATCTATACGACCTTCACCTTCCTGGGTGCCTCGGGATGGGCCTACGGCAAGGGCGCGCCCGCGTACTACATCCTCTGTTACGCCTCACTGGCCTACGTCCTGTCGTACTGGCTGCTCCCGGCCGTGTGGCGCTACGCCAAGCAGCACCGGCTGATCTCGCAGTCCGACTTCTTCGTCGCCAAATTCGACAGCCCGCTGCTCGGCGCGCTGGTGGCCCTCGTCGGAGTCGTCGCGATGGTGCCCTACCTCGTCCTGCAGCTCAAAGGGATGGGGATCATCGTGTCCGTCGCCTCCAACGGCCGTATCTCCTCCCACTGGGCCATCGCGATCGGCACAGTGGCACTGACCCTCTATGTGACGATCTCGGGCATCCACGGCTCGGCCTGGACGTCGGTGCTCAAAGACGTCGCCATCCTCGCGGTCGTCCTCATCCTGGGCATCTACCTGCCGATGCACTACTTCGGCGGCGTCGGGGAGATGTTCCACGCGGTGGACAAGGCCCACCCCCAGCTCCTCACCCTGCCCTCCAGCGGCATGAGCGCCTCGTGGTTCGCCTCCACCGTGCTGCTCTCGGCGGTCGGCTTCTACATGTGGCCGCACACCTTCAGCGCCGCCTACAGCGCCCAGAACGAACGCGTCTTCCGCCGCAACGCCATCTTCATGCCGCTCTACCAGCTCATCCTGCTCTTCGTCTTCTTCGCCGGCTTCACCGCCATCCTGGTCGTGCCCGGCCTCAAGGGCGCCGACGCGGACCTGTCCCTGCTGCGCATCACCACCGCCACTTTTCCCTCCTGGTTCGTCGGCATCGTCGGTGGCGCCGGGCTGCTCACCGCGCTGGTCCCCGGATCCCTGCTGCTCATGACCTCCGCGACCTGCCTGTCGAAGAACGTCTACCGCCTCGCCCGGCCGCACACCAGCGAGCAGCACATCGGCCGCCTGGCGCAGTTGCTCGTCCCCGCCCTCGCCCTGATCTCCCTCTACTTCACCTTCAACGGCGGCAGCTCGATCGTCTCGCTGCTGCTCATGGGCTACGCACTGGTCACCCAGCTCTTCCCCGCACTGCTGGCGAGCCTCGCGCAACGGCAGTTCGTCACCAAACAGGGAGCGGCGGCGGGCATCGTCGTCGGAGTCACCACGGTCGCCGTCGTCACCCTCTCCGACGTCACGGTGGGCAGCCTCCTGCCGGGGCTCCCGCAGGCGGTGAAGGACCTCAACGTCGGCATCATCGCCCTCGTCCTCAATATCGTGGTCATGGTGGCCGTCTCCGCCGTCACCCGCACCGGGAGCCCCGCCCCCGCCACCACCGCCGCCCTGCGACCCGAACCCGAAGCCACGGCCGGCACCGGCTGA
- a CDS encoding DUF3311 domain-containing protein, whose protein sequence is MPPTPDGVDPPVEYGPSQEVLDVKPIHLLGVIPFLGILGGIFIANRVTPYVLGMPFNLFWLVMWVVLISATMAVIYHLDPANREEQSS, encoded by the coding sequence GTGCCACCCACCCCAGACGGCGTCGACCCACCCGTGGAGTACGGCCCGTCCCAGGAGGTTCTCGACGTGAAACCCATCCATCTGCTCGGCGTGATCCCGTTCCTCGGGATCCTCGGGGGAATCTTCATCGCGAACCGGGTGACGCCCTACGTCCTCGGTATGCCGTTCAACCTCTTCTGGCTGGTCATGTGGGTCGTGCTGATCTCGGCGACCATGGCCGTCATCTACCACCTGGACCCGGCGAACCGGGAGGAGCAGAGCTCATGA
- a CDS encoding allophanate hydrolase-related protein, producing the protein MFSIRDVCPGLLPDPGVGTAVEGEVYDVPDEVLRDHLLPTEPPELEFGIIRLQDGSSSFSMLLRRGELERGVHKEISDFGGWRPYLKSLGREN; encoded by the coding sequence TTGTTCTCGATCCGGGACGTCTGCCCCGGGCTGCTGCCCGACCCCGGTGTCGGCACCGCGGTGGAGGGCGAGGTCTACGACGTCCCCGACGAGGTGCTGCGCGACCACCTGTTGCCCACCGAACCGCCGGAGCTGGAGTTCGGGATCATCCGGCTCCAGGACGGTTCCTCGTCCTTCTCGATGCTCCTTCGCCGCGGCGAGCTGGAGAGGGGCGTTCACAAGGAGATCAGCGACTTCGGTGGATGGCGTCCGTACCTGAAGAGCCTCGGCCGGGAGAACTGA
- a CDS encoding EamA family transporter, whose protein sequence is MLALLLALGSSLAYGCADFLGGLGARKAHVLRTVMIAAPASLTVELLLWPFLGASFAPATLAWGAASGIASAAAFALLYRTLAIGPMNVLSPLTALVSAMLPVGVGLLQGEHLGPAGLVGLPLALAAVVLVSAGHGAKSARPSRAAILLAFGAGAAIALQLIFLHQAPSDSGVGPLIIGRAVSSAVTLAAAGVMYRRLGSTKPAYAMSATAGVLDSLANLLFLLAARSGDLAVVAVITALYPAGTVLLARGVLAERIHRGQLVGLGTAAVAVSLLALT, encoded by the coding sequence GTGCTCGCTCTGCTGCTGGCCCTGGGCAGCTCCCTGGCCTATGGCTGCGCCGACTTCCTCGGCGGTCTCGGCGCCCGCAAGGCCCATGTACTGCGCACCGTGATGATCGCCGCGCCGGCCTCGCTCACCGTCGAGCTGCTGCTGTGGCCCTTTCTCGGTGCCTCCTTCGCTCCGGCGACCTTGGCCTGGGGCGCCGCCTCCGGCATCGCGTCGGCCGCCGCTTTCGCCCTGCTCTACCGCACGCTCGCGATCGGCCCGATGAATGTGCTCTCCCCGCTCACCGCGCTGGTCTCGGCCATGCTGCCGGTCGGTGTGGGGCTGCTCCAGGGCGAGCACCTGGGCCCGGCCGGGCTGGTCGGCCTGCCGCTGGCCCTGGCGGCGGTGGTACTGGTCAGCGCCGGGCACGGCGCGAAGTCGGCCCGCCCCTCGCGCGCCGCGATCCTGCTGGCCTTCGGCGCGGGCGCCGCCATCGCCCTGCAGCTGATCTTCCTGCATCAGGCGCCGTCCGACAGCGGCGTCGGCCCGCTGATCATCGGCCGTGCCGTCTCCTCCGCCGTCACGCTGGCCGCGGCCGGGGTGATGTACCGCAGGCTCGGCTCGACGAAGCCCGCCTACGCCATGTCGGCCACCGCCGGAGTGCTGGACTCGCTGGCGAATCTGCTGTTCCTGCTGGCTGCCCGCAGCGGCGACCTGGCCGTCGTCGCCGTGATCACCGCCCTGTATCCGGCCGGTACCGTACTGCTCGCCCGTGGCGTCCTGGCCGAACGCATCCACCGCGGACAACTGGTCGGCCTCGGGACCGCCGCCGTCGCCGTCAGCCTCCTCGCCCTCACCTGA
- a CDS encoding helix-turn-helix domain-containing protein: MAEAEAALRTLAYNVRTARTRAGLSLDELGRRAKVSKGSLFALEKAQGNPNFATLVRLADTLGVSVSALMEGAAQERVRVVSADAVMPLWAGPHGSEARLMLTTSGPTTVEVWRWTLQPGEEYPSHPHQAGVVETLSVTAGRMVLVVDGVEHPVEAGQTATFNGDAPHTYRGDGDGTCHLIMTVHLPPGPA, translated from the coding sequence ATGGCGGAGGCCGAGGCGGCTCTGCGGACGCTGGCGTACAACGTCAGAACCGCTCGCACACGCGCGGGGCTGTCCTTGGACGAACTCGGCCGACGCGCCAAGGTCAGCAAAGGCTCACTGTTCGCCCTGGAGAAGGCCCAGGGAAATCCGAACTTCGCCACCCTGGTCCGGCTGGCCGACACCCTCGGCGTCTCGGTGTCCGCCCTGATGGAGGGGGCGGCCCAGGAGCGCGTCCGGGTCGTGTCCGCCGACGCCGTGATGCCGCTGTGGGCGGGCCCGCACGGCAGCGAGGCCCGGCTGATGCTGACGACCTCCGGGCCGACCACGGTCGAGGTCTGGCGCTGGACACTCCAGCCCGGCGAGGAGTACCCCAGCCACCCCCACCAGGCCGGTGTCGTCGAGACCCTCAGTGTCACGGCCGGCCGGATGGTCCTGGTCGTCGACGGCGTCGAGCATCCCGTCGAGGCCGGGCAGACCGCCACCTTCAACGGCGACGCCCCCCACACCTACCGCGGCGACGGCGACGGGACCTGCCATCTGATCATGACCGTCCACCTGCCACCCGGCCCCGCCTGA